The nucleotide window tattaaaaatatttgtaaaaattgcacctaaattttatttatgtaaagttAACATCAactaaaagaaggacaaaacTTACATACAATTCTACATTGTTATATCCAATTAGAATTAGAGTTTCTGTCAatgtatatcttttattttgctTAGGATGTTCATGTAATTTTATCCTTGTCATAGTTAGCTTGACGAGGAAATTGTGAGACATcataaaagtttattttcttctctctttcaaATGCCAAATAACATAAGGATGTCAATTGTCAATGCATTTTTATCCTTTGCATGTGAAACTAGCTTGATGAGGAATTGTGAGAGatcataaatgttttttttccacctatttaatataaaacatcACATGTTAATAATGTGTAAGGGTTCATGCACGTGAAATGAAACAGCTACGTTGAGACAAATTATTGGTTAagcatattttaataaaaatactcaAAGCAAATTATGGTAAATAAAGCATATCAGTACGAGAGTACCCTTGCGTAATATGGTTTAGTACCTCAAGATTTAATGGCTACTTGGGATGCAGAGTCCAATTTGAACCCAGCTCTGCCCAACGTGATCCTAACCAGAAACAGAACCAAAATCTATGCGACACTGTGACCaacaatatataattacatGGCTTAATAGCTAAGGTAAGACCATTGATCAACTTACAAAATCGATCTCTCATTATAAAAATCTTTCTAATCGTTTACCTCGTCGTTAAAGTCCTTCTCCACATTAAAACTGTTGAAGTCATCATAttcgtttttttaaaaaaaaaaaaattattatttgactGGTTGAGATTATGAATCTTATCTAGCTTAATTAGCATGTTTCTCTCAAAAAAAGTTAGCATGCATGTTGTCGAAAAACTTCTGCTAATAAGACCCTTTTACCGTTTTACGTATCATATAATAACTTTCAAAAAATGAGACAAACCACCACCAATGGCACATACTGTCTGTGAttctttttagaaattttttttataagatattttttaaaaatttttagatgtattaattatttttttatatatatttttacttaattattttttctttaaatattaataaaaaataattaagtaaataaaaagataaaaaaaataatttaaaaataataatatagttaattaacaaatttaatatgattaattaaattaattttttttaaaaaaattaattaattaattaaaagagtcTTAGAGAGAAATATTCATTAATCTTTATATGGGTTTGCGGATTCAATGTTCAAACATGAATTTTGTGAAGTTTCTAGGAGACTCTTCAGGAAGTGTGGAGAAAGCAAAGCATGCCATAAAACGGGTTTAATGGGATCTCATTTATTAGGACGAAGCAGCGACTGAAAAGACTTTTGATTAAATATCAAATCCGTACTTTTATctattcataataaaatttattttttaaaatttatttgttcattttacaatttaaaaagtattagttaaaattttcaaacattTGAATAAAAAGTTACTAAAACGAGtattcaacttaatttttttaaaaaaaactttttttttttcattttctactaaattttattttttttattctagttaATTCTTGATTTGAAAAgtaccttttttttaatatagtattTGTATTAGAAACACCAGGTTAGATGCTCTAACAACAAACTttgttaaacattttttatttttaagtaactTATATCGATAGCTGTGTTATGGCAGATGCTTTAATAAACAAGAAGTACTTTAATCATAATGACGTAAAACAATGTTGTGAGTGAATTGACTCAACTATCTTGTTAATCAGTTTGGTGGGTAAATTATAGTTAATCATTTTGGtgaatgaataattatttttatgataatgaaTAACGAAATAAACATCTTTCCATTCTAAACAAATTAACaacttaattattaaatcaaatcaaaattcatagattaacacaataatataaaattttaatacatgCATAcgtaaaaaatgatatatttaataaaaaaatatatttaatttttattcgttataaattttttttagaacaatAATATTTACACACCGTGAGTATAATTAACTTTGAATCCAATGAATTAGGTAACATATGTTATATCTTActcaagattttaaaaaaaatgaaacttggAAAAGAGCTCACtgtaaaaagaaaagtataagAGATTTAATTGGTGTAATTAAAATGTGAAGACAAAAACCATGTAAgacttaaataaaaagaaaccttaaattaaaaaaaggttgCATTTGCACAGCTTAATTTCTTCCTTTATTATCAAGTCACTTCTCAATGCCTCTCTCACACTCTCCTTCCCCTTCCATGGCGCCAAGCCTAACCGCCAAGCAAGAAGCGGCGCTTCTCAACGCTAATCCACACTTATCCATAAAACTCCAATCCTCAACTTTCTTCGCTAACAACCACCCAATCCTCACCCAAGTCCCACCTAACATAACAACAACCACTCCACCGCCCCACGATGCTTCCACCACCCCCGCCGGATGCTTCGTCGGTTTCTCCGCCGACGAGGCACGCAGCCGGCACGTGATCTCCCTCGGCAAACTGAGGGGTATCAGATTCACGAGCATTTTCCGCTTCAAGCTCTGGTGGAGCACCCACTGGTCCGGCAGCAACGGCCGCGACGTGGAGAACGAAACCCAAATGATGATCCTCCAAAACGACGCCGTCGAGGGCCGACCCTACGTCCTCCTCCTCCCACTCCTCGAAGGACCCTTCCGAGCCTCGCTCCAACCCGGCCTCCACGACGACGTGGACATCTGCATGGAGAGCGGCTCCGCACGTGTCACCAAGTCACGCTTCCGAACCTCCGTCTACATGCACGTGCACGACGATCCTTTTACTCTAATCGACGAAGCGCTGAAAGTAATCCGAGTCTATCTGGGAACGTTTaggtattcttttttttttttttttttgtaagtttttacaagcaatctttttttcttaatcgtCCAATCGTTCTTATATCTCTTTGTGGAAAATTGAGGTTAATGGAAGAGAAAACCGTGCCGGGGATTATTGACAAGTTCGGGTGGTGCACGTGGGACGCGTTTTACCTTAACGTGCACCCGGAGGGGGTGCGGGAAGGAATTAAGGGCCTGGTGGAGGGAGGGTGTCCTCCGGGGTTGGTACTGATCGACGACGGTTGGCAAACATTTTGCCGTGACGACGAAACCGTGAGCGACGGGGGGAGTTTAAATTGCTCTGTGCCGGGGGAGCAGATGCTGAATAGGTTGATAAAATTTGAAGAGAATGGCAAGTTTAAGGAGTATAAGTGTGGGAGGGAGGGTAATAAGGGTATGGGTGCGTTTGTGAGGGAGTTGAAGGAGGAATTTAGTGGGTTGGAGTATGTATATGTGTGGCATGCGTTTTGTGGGTACTGGGGAGGGGTTAGGCCTAAGGTGCCGGGGATGCCGGAGGCCACGGTGGTTCCGACCAAGTTGTCTCCCGGAGCGGAGATGACTATGACGGACCAGGCGGTGGTGAAGATCATGGAGATTGGGGTGGGGTTGGTGCCACCGCATCGGGCGCATGAGTTGTACGAGGGGCTTCACTCTCATCTGGAATCGGTGGGAATTGATGGTGTCAAGATTGATGTCACGCatgtaagtgtttttttttttttaatttctcccaATCCTAAACTGCATTAATTGTTCAAACTTCGTACGTAGCTATAGATGAATTCATACCTTCATAGCATATACTTCCGTATTTAGTCAATTAATTTGGCAGGACACGTcatagtattatttttaatttcaccgttgtaaaaaatattaataagtctttttttttgttactattAATCATAATATTGCACTTCAATTAAGTTTGAATTCCAGAAATGATAATAGGGACTTTCCCTACATTTATACGTAATCTATATTGAGAGGTGAAAGGATCGAGGTAATTTTCACGGAAAAAATTATctgtattggaaaaaaaattaagagaaaaatttaaatttttcttaaatttacagGTGTCAGCTGGATCACGATCCAGTCAAGTTGGATCATCCGTtagactatttaaaaaatatgagagttaaatatttttctagttACCATAAAGTAATGTTTAttcttagttttaaaaatacattgttatctttagttttttatttatgaaaatataacatatatggtttttattttataaatgagaAACTAATaataggtgttttttttttgtgaaggaTAAAAACATGTCCTGGATGTTTTCATGAACGCaggataaaaaaaagatgacaATCTATCTTTCAGagactaaataaatattgtgTTCTTTGTAGGATTAAAACTATATttagtcaaaatataaaatcacaCAATGTGAATgtcttttatatatatctaATTACAATACAAATAATACAAACTggcatgtataataaatttataataattatcttaaaatttattatatatatatatatatatatatatatttcgttAGTTGGTAGTGTAATAATTTTTGCACAATGTCAGCTTATtaaactcaattaaaaattataaatttgaaatgtaAGAGGTACATCATTGTAAGCTCATtaaactcaattaaaaattataaaattcgaAATGTAAGATGTACATCATCTCAaaagtaagaatttttttaaggacTCAATAGTtagattttagaaaaattaaataattagaatcGAGATTCAAAAGTCATTAATTAAACAAGTATTTACTATCCATATTTAATATGGTTAAGTCTAGTGTAAATTTCTACACTCAATATCTAACACGATTGTTTCGAGTTCATTCATGTTTAAATTAACTCAGCATATCCATCAATTTAACGCAGCCTAACTcgacatatattttttttacttgagatAGATCGAGTTAATTGAGTGAAGTCAATCCATAATTACGTCcacttgtatttaatttttaataaaatataaatcttaagtcacatatatagcTTAAATGATTGCATAATATATGCTAGTTAcatattatttgaaatatatgCTAGTTAcatattatttgaaatataaactgattaaacattaatttaaatgaatcaaaaaataaatgatttaataacTGATCActtgttttgaaaaaattgttcttggatataaattgaaaaataagtaattttagtatttgaagataaaattaatagtgGATTTATCATATATTGTACAAACACATATAACAAATTATCAATGTGTTAGAatatcaatcatatttttttaaaaggaatcaaTCATGCATATACGTTAGATGACTTACTTTATGCATTTTCACTTTAGAGAACCAAATCCAATTTAATTGTCTTATTTGGATAGAATTTTTAAAGTTACACActaatttttaataacaaaaaatatttatgtacactcatacttccatggacaccaaaaatatagaaatagaaaagagaGGCTTGTAAATATAACAAATGTAGAAGAGATAGAGTGACAATTGCATAtacatataactttttttttcaccttttcttttttaggtCTCAAATAGACAgatgtttatggatgattttagtttatatatatatatatatgtatatgtatatgtatatgtatatgtatttgTGTTGCAGTAAAAGTAAAAATGGTCATCAATATATTCAGAGTAGTAATCAGTACTTTAATTTGCATATATGGCAGATTCTAGAGATGCTATCGGAGGAATATGGTGGTCGTGTCGAACTCGCTAAAGCATATTACAAAGCACTCACTGCTTCCGTGAGGAAGCATTTCAAAGGCAATGGTGTCATTTCAAGCATGCAGCAGTGCAATGATTTCATGTTCCTTGGTACGGAAACCATATCACTTGGACGAGTCGGTAAGTCTTCAATTATAACGCATAGACatataaattagtaaaaaacTTTCATCACACAACACACTATTATAGTATTATTACTACAACAAATGCTCATAGCTAGATATTCATTCCATAAATGTGAGTTGTGGTACATTCATGCAGGTGATGATTTTTGGTGCACGGACCCAGCTGGAGATCCAAACGGTACCTATTGGCTGCAAGGGTGTCACATGGTGCACTGTGCTTACAACAGCTTGTGGATGGGAAATTTCATACACCCAGATTGGGACATGTTCCAATCTGATCATGCTTGTGCCGAATTCCACGCTGCTTCTAGAGCCATTTCTGGTGGACCAATTTATGTAAGCGACTCTGTTGGAAAACACAACTTCAAGTTGCTTAAGAAGCTTGTTCTACCTGATGGCTCCATTTTGCGGTGTCAACATTATGCACTTCCCACCCGAGACTGCTTATTTGTAGATCCTTTACATGATGGGAAAACAATGCTCAAAATTTGGAACCTCAATAAAGTAAGACTCACACATCATAATAACTAGGGCTATGtaaaatttggatttttttaaatttcaaaccgATCCATTTTATAAAACCAGTTTGGTTAATTGAATGTTTTTATAaagtggatcagttcaagttttttttattagaaacagTTTGGATCTTTaaatttggtttggttcaatgTGATTATCCATTTTCTTACCTATATATGAATTGGTTATCCTAAAGAACTGAATTGGATTGAATCAAACCTCTTTTTAAAaacagtttgattttttttttcaaaaagatcCGTTCGGTTTTGAATCAattgggtttggtttggtttgatttttttcacATCCCTAGTAATAACATGTGTGCCTCTTTTCATATTATTGGTATCAATTTCATAGCAATGTGTATAGCATTACTCTTACTAGTGTTTCTTTTTCTGCTGACAGTGTTCCGGGGTTTTGGGTCTGTTCAATTGCCAAGGAGGAGGTTGGTGCCCTGTTACTAGGCGAAACAAGAGTAGCTCTGACTATTCACACTCCGTGACTTGCTTTGCAAGTCCTCAAGACATTGAATGGGGCAAAGGGAAGCACCCAGTTTGCATCAAAGGGGTGGACGTATTTGCTGTGTACATGTTTAAGGACGACAAGTTGAAGCTGCTGAAGTACACAGAGAGTGTAGAAGTTTCTCTTGAGCCTTTTAGTTGTGAGCTTTTGACCGTTTCTCCAGTGGTGATCTTACCCAGAAAATCAATCCAATTTGCCCCAATTGGATTGGTAAACATGCTCAACTCTGGGGGCTCTATTATGTCATTGGAATTTGATCAACAGGAAAATTTGGCGAGGATTGGGGTGAGAGGACATGGGGAAATGAGGGTATTTGCATCAGAGAAGCCAGAGAGTGTCAAGATTGATGGAGAATCTGTGGAATTTGATTATGTTGATAGAACCGTGAGGCTCCAAGTCTCGTGGCCTTGTTCTTCGAGGTTGTCCGTAGTCGAGTATTTGTTCTGAATCATGATTTGGTGTCCGAGAGAGCCGTGTAATGTTCACATAAACTGACTTAAGTGCATTAAGCAAATCCACCTTAAATAATAGTGcataactttgttttatttttttgaagaaaaaaaaataatgctaaTGCACGTTAAACAATAGTAGGTTTGTCCTGACATGGGTTTCACACGGAataatagatttttattttatttttataatcatgctacaaatatttattgatgttgttaaagattaatttttatcaataaatcgGATTGAGcacttttaacaaaatattcttTCTCAATTATGTTTTCTGTCTTCAAAGActtaaattcaaaatcttttttaagcaaattatatttagtttaacttatatatcaatatttaaaaactttatGTAATTGTGTTAAATACTTAAAGAATAATATTGCCGTTCATAATGATCTTATTTGGTTCGAATATAATGATCTCcgctaaaaaataaatgtattttaaacaaataaaaatgtaaacatattttgcataaaaataaacataatttaattaaaataatacatttgaTTATCTTAAGCaaacaatataattttctttaacaaattttaaactaacagttacatttataaaataaatttttaactattttgtgAGACAAAAATCCTTTCAAAGTCACAGTTAAGGTGTTTTCTCCAGGATTTAATTTCAAACCAACCGCAATTAACAAGACGAGAACCTTTTATGAGTTCATCTTAATAGATACAAACTTAATATCTATTAAACACTTCAAAGATCCAAATGATCCATCACTAAACACCCATTCAACAAATCAGATCTTAAGGATTTTACAACAACCAAGATACTTTGATCAAAATCTCAATGAAGTTAAAAAATTCTCAGTTCTTTTTTATCCAAGAGGATATACATACTGGGATTATATAGATGCCTGGAACAAAGTATTTTGGCATCAGAACAATAAGTTCAAACATTCATGGCTTATCTATTTCAAGACCAACacggtttataattttttaaattggtttCTCCAATGGTGAGACTTTTTTGGTCTGATATCCGAGATCTTTCTGGAGCAAGTTCAACAAGTCTTTGCCCAATTCCAAAAAATGTATAACTCATGAATCACGAATTCCAACaaacttaaaatatttcttcaattttGCTTTATCCTAGATTTTCTCTTGGCAGTACAGGTATAGTAAGACTGAAGGCAACAAGCAATGCCCATCACTTCAGCGACATGTTTTTGTCAAGTGGTGAAATCAATTTGACTCATCCAAAACTGAGTCAGAGTAGATTAAACTTTGGTTCAAAATCCACTCGACGGAGTTATTAAAAGCAGGTGATCCTAAGACTTCTTTATTCCTCAACTAGAAGTCTCAATTAGTTGTTTTTCTGGCAAGTTCCAGCTCCAAAGAAAATTTGACTAAAAACTTGAAAGAAGTTTTGCAATTGCTCCaataaaatgaagaagaatgatCTTCCTCAAAGAAAGAAGACACTAATTCTTCAAGAGATGATGATGTTTTTTTACCAAAACGAGGATGACTGTTTTGGTATTTCTTTAAATGatgattaatttgaaattaccGTTTATGTATAAATAGTTTCGATCACATAACTGATATTGTAGCTACAGTAGAAATTTTCGTCTATATAAGGAATCCTCAAATCCATTGTGAGGCACCATTTCAGACACAATCTTAGTCATGTTTAGAGAGAGAAGCTCTAAATCTATTTGTAAGATTTtctttcattaataaaatttcaagtTTTTCCTTCCATTTCTCTTCTTCTTGACTGATCTTGTGCGACTTTGCCGCCACTTCAATTTCTTCTCTCCTCCCCCCTTATAGATTCTGTTTGGCTCTGTTGTTgtttatgttttctttaatgTTGCTTTCGCTTTAATTTCTTGTATATTTAactgttttcttgttttttatttcttttattcatcATCATTTCTATTCTATTTGTACTCTTACTTTTCATTTGTCCGTTTGATCTCGAGTTTGCTGACCACTGGTATCAGggccttaatatatatataatccggGCTGACGCTTAGGTACGTttgttatgaatattttttgttcCCCTAATGACTTCGGAATTCATGTTCTAAATGCAGACAAAGTAGATTGTGTAGTTTGTTGGTAATTTGGTATAATTGGTTGTCAGTATAAAGATTTTGAACATTTCCTGTTGTTGGAATAAAAAACTCATGATCAACATACATAGTGCTCGGCAAAACATCAGCAATTtcgaattttcttttcaatgtcTTCTCCATAAGTGGCTACAGAATCTCATGATGCAAAGTCTAACTAATGCACGTtccactgaaaaaaaaaacaagagaactGATCATATTCAAAAGAGAAGATAGTTGTGGAAGAAGGAATATTCCtatgatatttttaagtttCTGAAACGCAAGTTCAGTAAATTAATCATATAATGAGTCTTATGACTCGAGTTCATGAACTCAACTTCGCTTTATATGCATTCTCAATTCCTTTATTCGAAGAGGATGGTTATGCTTATGCCATGTGTATATATGACACGTGAGATTTTTACTCATTAAACTAATAAAGCATTCTTAGTAGCTAGTTAGTTGACAGGACATAGTCAACTCAATGGAGCCGTGATTGCGTAGTGTCGTTTGTGACCAATTTCACCTGTCCACCTCcaactttcttccttccttttctctttgctTCTCCACATTCTTTCCAGTTTTATGTGTTTGTTGGCCATTATTAGTTTGCCTTGTATGTAGAAGATTTTTAGTAGACTTGTCaacttatataataataaactgTCAAGTCACATTTACTTTATACGAGAATCTAAAATGAATTTCGTTTATAAAcaaattacataatttaattaacttgtATTACTCTATTTAAGAATTATTCAAATATCTTTTCAACACCAAATAAAGTTGAGACGCACTGTGGAATAATTAACGCTTTGCCATGTTGGATCTCAACGTGTGATTATGTGATATGAAACGTATAAGGCATGTGCAACTTGACAATGACCATGATCATGGTTATAAGAAACACCAAATTAATCAAAGGGCTTGTTATAGATgtttaagttttgtttttttagcatTATGTATGTGAATTAATTGATGTAAAGTTGTTTCAGTTTAACAAAtaacatcaaatcaaattttaatataataagcatgtaattttgttaaatactaaaaaagaaatttttgctGTAGacaataattcaaaaaattattgtctAACATAGTGGACCACTGGTTGGACTTGGGAGAGGAGATAGTCACCTGTCTTGATTGCAGCAAACTTGAGGCTCAAACCAATTGAAATTAGGGGGGTTTGGTTCAAAATTCTTACCATGACTGAAGTTGCAGTACTGATCCGTGGCCATAATAAAATTGGTCCCTGGTCTGTGCGCCTCCATTCTGCTGCTTTCTGAGGGCTGATTTC belongs to Glycine soja cultivar W05 chromosome 5, ASM419377v2, whole genome shotgun sequence and includes:
- the LOC114411985 gene encoding galactinol--sucrose galactosyltransferase-like, with the translated sequence MPLSHSPSPSMAPSLTAKQEAALLNANPHLSIKLQSSTFFANNHPILTQVPPNITTTTPPPHDASTTPAGCFVGFSADEARSRHVISLGKLRGIRFTSIFRFKLWWSTHWSGSNGRDVENETQMMILQNDAVEGRPYVLLLPLLEGPFRASLQPGLHDDVDICMESGSARVTKSRFRTSVYMHVHDDPFTLIDEALKVIRVYLGTFRLMEEKTVPGIIDKFGWCTWDAFYLNVHPEGVREGIKGLVEGGCPPGLVLIDDGWQTFCRDDETVSDGGSLNCSVPGEQMLNRLIKFEENGKFKEYKCGREGNKGMGAFVRELKEEFSGLEYVYVWHAFCGYWGGVRPKVPGMPEATVVPTKLSPGAEMTMTDQAVVKIMEIGVGLVPPHRAHELYEGLHSHLESVGIDGVKIDVTHILEMLSEEYGGRVELAKAYYKALTASVRKHFKGNGVISSMQQCNDFMFLGTETISLGRVGDDFWCTDPAGDPNGTYWLQGCHMVHCAYNSLWMGNFIHPDWDMFQSDHACAEFHAASRAISGGPIYVSDSVGKHNFKLLKKLVLPDGSILRCQHYALPTRDCLFVDPLHDGKTMLKIWNLNKCSGVLGLFNCQGGGWCPVTRRNKSSSDYSHSVTCFASPQDIEWGKGKHPVCIKGVDVFAVYMFKDDKLKLLKYTESVEVSLEPFSCELLTVSPVVILPRKSIQFAPIGLVNMLNSGGSIMSLEFDQQENLARIGVRGHGEMRVFASEKPESVKIDGESVEFDYVDRTVRLQVSWPCSSRLSVVEYLF